A window of Vigna unguiculata cultivar IT97K-499-35 chromosome 4, ASM411807v1, whole genome shotgun sequence contains these coding sequences:
- the LOC114180780 gene encoding uncharacterized protein LOC114180780, with protein sequence MANRRRRKTTGVDDIAQAIHRMVDVMQPIAAQPRAVVAPVRPVMMEDFMRHKPSKFSGKSTRDEADAWLRECEKIYRVIDCTDAQRLSFVTFLLVADAEYWWVGMQQLMRTRAEDITWTSFRTRFLEKYFPDSTKHEKEAEFLMFQQGNLTVQAYTDRFEYLARFYSPAVTEEWRCKKYEGRLKHELCQFIVPLHIREFPVLVE encoded by the coding sequence ATGGCTAACAGGAGGAGGAGAAAAACTACTGGAGTGGATGATATCGCTCAGGCCATACATCGCATGGTGGACGTGATGCAGCCTATTGCAGCTCAGCCTAGAGCCGTGGTGGCACCTGTTCGCCCAGTGATGATGGAGGACTTTATGAGGCATAAGCCATCAAAATTCTCTGGTAAATCCACCCGTGATGAGGCAGACGCATGGCTGAGAGAGTGCGAGAAGATCTACAGGGTGATAGATTGCACTGATGCTCAGAGACTATCATTCGTCACTTTCCTGCTAGTGGCAGACGCTGAGTATTGGTGGGTAGGCATGCAGCAGTTGATGCGGACACGGGCAGAGGATATCACTTGGACTTCTTTCAGGACCAGATTCCTGGAGAAGTACTTCCCGGACTCTACGAAACACGAGAAGGAAGCTGAATTCCTCATGTTCCAGCAGGGGAACCTGACTGTGCAGGCATACACAGACAGGTTTGAGTATTTGGCTAGATTTTATTCGCCTGCAGTCACTGAGGAGTGGAGGTGCAAGAAGTACGAGGGCAGGCTGAAACATGAGCTATGCCAATTCATTGTACCACTCCACATCAGGGAGTTTCCGGTCTTGGTGGAGTAG
- the LOC114180782 gene encoding uncharacterized protein LOC114180782 produces the protein MGPSKRARPQRTTTNTRQQKKPYSRPLASSKKLQCFNCGGEHLRRDCPKPSDSSEGGPSTSKCYVCDQTGHYARHCPNKKPARGAPAKKLVGDRPRAPRRVFALTTTKATQSGATHSFVSNKCVRRLGLVMRELRCELIVATPASSEVSTSFVCVGCPMEVAGRRFKVNLICLPMEGLDMILGIDWSLSNHVVIDCGRRRVVFPDTAGLELISSNQAVKKIEARATLKKKDGSSRLCVDYRQLNKLTIKNKYPLPRIDDLLDQLRGAAVFSKIDLRSGYHQILVKLEDVQKTTFRLCCGHYEYVVMPFGVTNTPTIFMDYMNRIFRPYLDQFVVVFIGDILIYSKSREEHAEHLRMVLRILREH, from the exons ATGGGACCCAGCAAGAGGGCTCGACCGCAGAGGACCACTACAAATACTCGCCAGCAGAAGAAGCCTTATAGCAGACCCTTAGCTTCTTCCAAAAAACTGCAGTGTTTCAACTGTGGTGGTGAGCATTTGAGGAGGGATTGTCCAAAACCCTCAGACAGCTCTGAAGGAGGCCCTAGCACTAGCAAGTGTTATGTGTGCGACCAGACGGGGCACTATGCCCGACATTGTCCCAACAAGAAACCAGCTAGAGGCGCGCCAGCCAAGAAGCTGGTTGGAGATAGGCCTAGAGCACCAAGGCGTGTCTTTGCCTTGACGACTACCAAGGCAACCCAGTCAG GAGCTACCCATTCATTCGTATCCAATAAATGTGTGAGGAGGCTCGGGCTTGTGATGCGGGAGCTGAGGTGTGAGTTAATAGTCGCGACACCAGCGTCTAGCGAGGTATCCACCAGCTTTGTTTGTGTGGGATGCCCTATGGAGGTGGCGGGCCGCAGGTTCAAGGTGAATCTTATTTGCCTGCCAATGGAGGGTTTGGACATGATTCTGGGTATAGACTGGTCGTTGAGCAACCATGTTGTCATCGATTGCGGACGGCGCAGGGTAGTGTTCCCAGATACAGCAGGTTTGGAGCTTATCTCATCTAATCAGGCTGTGAAGAAGATTGAGGCTAGAGCTACAT tgaaaaagaaggatggcaGCTCCAGGTTGTGTGTTGACTACCGGCAGCTAAATAAGTTAacgataaagaataagtacccgCTGCCGAGGATTGATGACCTGTTGGATCAGCTGAGGGGAGCCGCAGTGTTCTCAAAAATAgacttgaggtctggatacCATCAAATCCTAGTCAAGCTGgaggatgtgcagaagacgaCTTTCAGGTTGTGTTGTGGGcactacgagtatgtagtgatgccGTTTGGGGTGACTAATACGCCGACaatattcatggattatatgaatagAATTTTCCGGCCATATCTGGATCAATTCGTGGTGGTGTTCATTGGTGATATCCTGATTTACTCTAAGAGTCGGGAAGAACACGCAGAGCATCTAAGAATGGTACTAAGGATTCTCAGGGAGCATTAG